The Saccharothrix variisporea genome has a segment encoding these proteins:
- a CDS encoding DUF4383 domain-containing protein, with amino-acid sequence MSTSGAITRTPVQSAALAVSIVFALVGIAGFIPGLTTDYDTMQFAGHESQAQLLGVFNVSILHNLVHLAFGVVGFLMARTAAGATTYLVGGGVVYLVLWLYGLLIDHDSGANFVPVNTADNWLHLGLGLGMVALGFSLGRSSRVGRRGAV; translated from the coding sequence ATGAGCACAAGCGGAGCGATCACGCGCACACCGGTGCAGTCCGCCGCGCTCGCGGTGAGCATCGTGTTCGCGTTGGTCGGAATCGCCGGCTTCATCCCCGGTCTGACCACCGACTACGACACCATGCAGTTCGCGGGGCATGAGTCGCAGGCGCAGCTGTTGGGCGTCTTCAACGTGTCCATCCTGCACAACCTCGTGCACCTGGCGTTCGGCGTGGTCGGCTTCCTGATGGCCCGCACCGCCGCCGGCGCGACGACCTACCTCGTGGGCGGCGGAGTGGTGTACCTGGTGCTGTGGCTCTACGGTCTGCTCATCGACCACGACAGCGGAGCCAACTTCGTGCCGGTGAACACCGCGGACAACTGGCTGCACCTGGGGCTGGGCCTCGGCATGGTCGCCTTGGGCTTCAGCCTCGGCCGGTCGTCCCGGGTCGGTCGGCGCGGGGCCGTCTGA